One genomic segment of Occultella kanbiaonis includes these proteins:
- a CDS encoding demethylmenaquinone methyltransferase yields the protein MSRASLDKDPREVAGMFDDVARKYDLTNDVLSLGMDRLWRTATLAATAARPGERVLDLAAGTGTSSEDYADAGIEVVPCDFSEGMVAVGKRRRPDLAFVVGDAMALPFASDSFDVVTISFGLRNVADTAAGLAEMLRVTRPGGRIVICEFSTPPNPAWRGMYDIYRDHVLPRVASLVSSNTEAYSYLSESIASWPDQVRLAELMQSVGWRSVGYRNLTGGIVALHRATKH from the coding sequence ATGTCACGCGCCAGCCTGGACAAGGACCCCCGCGAGGTCGCGGGAATGTTCGACGACGTCGCCCGCAAGTACGACCTCACCAACGATGTGCTCTCCCTCGGCATGGACCGGCTGTGGCGCACGGCCACGCTCGCCGCCACCGCCGCGCGACCGGGGGAGCGGGTGCTCGATCTTGCTGCCGGTACCGGCACCTCGAGCGAGGACTACGCGGACGCGGGCATCGAGGTGGTGCCGTGCGACTTCTCCGAGGGCATGGTGGCCGTCGGTAAACGCCGTCGGCCGGACCTGGCGTTCGTGGTCGGTGACGCGATGGCACTCCCGTTCGCCTCGGACAGCTTCGATGTGGTCACCATCTCGTTCGGCCTGCGCAACGTCGCGGACACCGCCGCCGGGCTCGCGGAGATGCTCCGGGTGACCCGCCCGGGCGGGCGGATCGTGATCTGCGAGTTCTCCACGCCGCCGAACCCCGCGTGGCGGGGGATGTACGACATCTACCGTGACCACGTGCTGCCCCGCGTCGCGAGCCTGGTCAGCTCGAACACGGAGGCCTACTCCTACCTGTCCGAGTCGATCGCGAGCTGGCCGGACCAGGTGCGTCTGGCCGAGCTGATGCAGTCGGTGGGCTGGCGCTCGGTCGGGTACCGGAACCTGACCGGCGGCATCGTCGCACTGCACCGCGCCACCAAGCACTGA
- a CDS encoding NADH-quinone oxidoreductase subunit C produces MSGTTGPGSEPVIEPAAEAQEAGSQQLVQRPRGATPLDIIDVRKGMFGVEGSGDTSGFGGLERTIALPGPTERPYGGYFDEVADILAEVLGEAGVNYDDAVEKVVIFRDEMSLYIAREHLPVVARSLRDDQDLRFELCLGVNGVHYPADAGRELHAVYPLFSVTHNRTVRLEVAVPDADPHIPSLVDIYPANNWHERETWDFFGIVFDGHPSLSRIEMPDDWPGHPQRKDYPLGGIPVEYKGATVPAPDERRAYN; encoded by the coding sequence ATGAGCGGAACCACCGGACCGGGCTCCGAGCCCGTCATCGAACCGGCCGCCGAGGCACAGGAGGCCGGCTCCCAGCAGCTCGTCCAACGGCCGCGGGGCGCCACGCCGCTGGACATCATCGACGTCCGCAAGGGCATGTTCGGCGTCGAGGGGTCCGGCGACACGTCGGGCTTCGGTGGGCTCGAGCGCACCATCGCGCTGCCGGGGCCGACGGAGCGGCCCTACGGTGGCTACTTCGACGAGGTCGCGGACATCCTCGCCGAGGTGCTCGGCGAGGCGGGCGTGAACTACGACGACGCCGTCGAGAAGGTCGTCATCTTCCGCGACGAGATGAGCCTGTACATCGCGCGCGAGCACCTGCCGGTCGTGGCGAGGTCGCTGCGGGACGACCAGGATCTGCGGTTCGAGCTGTGCCTCGGCGTCAACGGGGTGCACTACCCCGCGGACGCCGGCCGGGAGCTGCACGCCGTCTACCCGCTGTTCTCGGTGACCCACAACCGGACCGTCCGGCTCGAGGTCGCGGTCCCGGACGCGGACCCGCACATCCCGAGCCTGGTGGACATCTACCCCGCCAACAACTGGCACGAGCGAGAGACCTGGGACTTCTTCGGCATCGTCTTCGACGGCCACCCGAGCCTGTCCCGGATCGAGATGCCGGACGACTGGCCCGGCCACCCCCAGCGCAAGGACTACCCGCTGGGTGGGATCCCGGTGGAATACAAGGGCGCGACAGTACCCGCGCCCGATGAGCGGAGGGCCTACAACTGA
- a CDS encoding NuoB/complex I 20 kDa subunit family protein gives MGLEEKLPSGFVLGKVEDLVGWVRSSSMWPVTMGLACCAIEMMAAGTPRFDLARFGMEVFRASPRQADLMIVSGRVSHKMAPVLRTVYDQMADPKWVISMGVCASSGGMFNNYAIVQGVDHVLPVDVYLPGCPPRPEMLINAILELHKQVIKGGPLGEHRAEINRAVEAAALDAVPTQEMKGLLA, from the coding sequence ATGGGACTCGAAGAGAAGCTGCCCTCGGGGTTCGTGCTGGGCAAGGTCGAGGATCTGGTCGGTTGGGTCCGGTCCTCCTCGATGTGGCCGGTCACGATGGGCCTGGCCTGCTGCGCCATCGAGATGATGGCCGCCGGCACCCCCCGGTTCGACCTCGCCCGGTTCGGCATGGAGGTGTTCCGCGCCTCGCCGCGCCAGGCGGACCTGATGATCGTGTCCGGCCGGGTCAGTCACAAGATGGCGCCGGTGCTGCGGACCGTGTACGACCAGATGGCCGACCCGAAGTGGGTCATCTCGATGGGTGTGTGCGCGTCGTCCGGCGGCATGTTCAACAACTACGCGATCGTCCAGGGCGTGGACCACGTCCTGCCCGTCGACGTGTACCTGCCCGGCTGCCCGCCCCGGCCCGAGATGCTGATCAACGCGATCCTGGAGCTGCACAAGCAGGTCATCAAGGGTGGGCCGCTCGGTGAGCACCGGGCGGAGATCAACCGCGCCGTCGAGGCGGCCGCCCTTGACGCCGTCCCGACGCAGGAGATGAAGGGGCTGCTCGCATGA
- a CDS encoding isochorismate synthase, giving the protein MTDAAHLTASSTLVARTIAVPAEGLPDLLGLLPAPHARGAAAWVRRGEGVVGWGEAARITTDGVDRFAAADAAWRSLTEHMVVRDEVGLPGTGAVAFGSFSFAPDSPAGGVLVVPQIVVGRRGDAAWVTTITAAADLVPPPTIAEIRARIAPPLPAPAVEYTDGALTRRQWRAQVAAVIDLIRSASAGKVVMARDVRADLDGPLDVRRLLSNLGRDYRSCWTFAVDGLVGATPELLVRRERGLISSRVLAGTIQRSGDDEADLARAASLARSSKDLEEHEFAVDSLTRSLAPFAASTNAPDAPFVLHLPNVMHLASDVTAVLAGPHAQMSSLAVAAALHPTAAVCGTPTDVAAQVIADHEQMDRARYAGPVGWIGADGDGEWGIALRSAQVDADSRGLRLFAGCGIVAASDPADELAESDAKLEPMRSALAS; this is encoded by the coding sequence ATGACCGACGCAGCCCACCTGACCGCCAGTTCCACGCTTGTGGCGCGCACGATCGCAGTCCCCGCCGAAGGGCTGCCGGACCTGCTCGGCCTGCTGCCGGCGCCCCACGCGCGCGGCGCGGCGGCCTGGGTACGGCGCGGCGAGGGCGTGGTGGGGTGGGGCGAGGCCGCCCGGATCACCACCGACGGCGTGGACCGGTTCGCGGCCGCCGACGCGGCCTGGCGCTCGCTCACCGAGCACATGGTGGTCCGCGACGAGGTCGGCCTCCCGGGTACCGGCGCGGTCGCCTTCGGCTCGTTCTCCTTCGCTCCCGACTCCCCGGCCGGTGGCGTCCTGGTGGTGCCGCAGATCGTGGTCGGACGGCGCGGCGACGCGGCCTGGGTGACGACGATCACCGCCGCCGCGGACCTCGTGCCGCCGCCGACGATCGCCGAGATTCGCGCCCGGATCGCGCCACCGCTGCCGGCACCCGCCGTGGAGTACACCGACGGCGCGCTGACTCGCAGGCAGTGGCGGGCCCAGGTGGCCGCGGTCATCGACCTGATCCGGAGCGCCAGTGCCGGCAAGGTGGTGATGGCACGCGACGTGCGCGCCGACCTGGATGGCCCGCTGGACGTCCGGCGGCTGTTGTCCAACCTCGGGCGCGACTACCGCTCCTGCTGGACGTTCGCCGTCGACGGCCTTGTCGGCGCGACCCCGGAGCTGTTGGTGCGCCGGGAGCGCGGCCTGATCTCATCCCGGGTGCTCGCCGGGACCATCCAGCGCAGCGGCGACGACGAGGCCGACCTGGCCCGCGCCGCATCCCTGGCCCGCTCGTCCAAGGATCTCGAGGAGCACGAGTTCGCCGTCGACTCGCTGACCCGGTCGCTGGCGCCGTTCGCCGCGTCGACGAACGCGCCGGACGCCCCGTTCGTGCTGCACCTGCCGAACGTGATGCACCTGGCGAGCGACGTGACCGCGGTACTCGCCGGGCCGCACGCGCAGATGAGTTCGCTCGCCGTCGCGGCGGCGCTGCACCCCACTGCCGCCGTGTGCGGCACGCCGACCGATGTGGCCGCGCAGGTGATCGCCGACCACGAGCAGATGGACCGGGCCCGTTATGCGGGTCCGGTGGGCTGGATCGGCGCGGACGGCGACGGCGAGTGGGGCATCGCGTTGCGGTCGGCCCAGGTGGACGCGGACTCGCGCGGCCTGCGGCTGTTCGCCGGGTGCGGGATCGTCGCCGCGTCGGACCCGGCCGATGAACTGGCCGAGTCCGACGCGAAGCTCGAGCCGATGCGCTCGGCCCTGGCCTCCTGA
- a CDS encoding NADH-quinone oxidoreductase subunit D, with the protein MAATFPSATRGAGPAGTEGVHEFTAAGGDWDEISAEAERLGDERIVINMGPQHPSTHGVLRIVLEIEGETVTEARAGIGFLHTGIEKNMEFRTWTQGVTFCTRMDYVAPLFQEAAYCLAVEKLLGITDDLPERATLIRVLMMELNRISSHIVAIGTGGNELGATTMMTIAFREREEILRIFEAITGLRMNHAYIRPGGVAQDLAPGTTQMIRDAIPKIRDGIGELEKLTLANPIFIGRQKGVGILPLAGAMALGTAGPMLRSAGVPFDLRRAQPYCGYENYDFDIITDTGADAYARVVVRFKEMRESLKIVQQVLDRLEAQDRKGKQPVMVADKKIAWPAQLSVGSDGQGNSLEHIRQIMGTSMEALIHHFKLVTEGFRVPAGQVYQQIEHPKGILGVHLVSDGGTRPYRVHFRDPSFNNLQSLSILCEGGTIADVVISVASIDPVLGGVDR; encoded by the coding sequence ATGGCTGCCACCTTCCCGTCAGCAACGCGCGGCGCCGGCCCGGCCGGCACCGAGGGCGTCCACGAGTTCACCGCCGCCGGCGGTGACTGGGACGAGATCAGCGCCGAGGCCGAACGCCTCGGGGACGAGCGGATCGTCATCAACATGGGTCCGCAGCACCCGTCCACGCACGGCGTGCTCCGCATCGTCCTCGAGATCGAGGGCGAGACCGTCACCGAGGCCCGGGCCGGTATCGGGTTCCTGCACACCGGCATCGAGAAGAACATGGAGTTCCGCACCTGGACCCAGGGCGTGACGTTCTGCACCCGCATGGACTACGTCGCCCCACTGTTCCAGGAGGCGGCCTACTGCCTCGCCGTCGAGAAGCTCCTCGGCATCACCGACGACCTGCCCGAGCGGGCCACCCTGATCCGGGTCCTGATGATGGAGCTGAACCGGATCAGCTCGCACATCGTGGCGATCGGGACCGGCGGCAATGAGCTCGGCGCCACCACGATGATGACCATCGCATTCCGTGAGCGTGAGGAGATCCTGAGGATCTTCGAGGCGATCACCGGACTGCGGATGAACCACGCCTACATCCGCCCCGGCGGCGTTGCCCAGGACCTCGCGCCCGGCACCACCCAGATGATCCGGGACGCGATCCCGAAGATCCGGGACGGCATCGGCGAGCTCGAGAAGCTCACCCTCGCGAACCCGATCTTCATCGGCCGGCAGAAGGGCGTCGGCATCCTGCCGCTCGCCGGCGCGATGGCGCTCGGCACCGCGGGGCCGATGCTGCGTTCGGCCGGCGTGCCGTTCGACCTGCGTCGCGCGCAGCCGTACTGCGGCTACGAGAACTACGACTTCGACATCATCACGGACACCGGCGCGGACGCCTACGCACGCGTGGTGGTCCGGTTCAAGGAGATGCGCGAGTCGCTGAAGATCGTCCAGCAGGTGCTGGACCGCCTCGAGGCCCAGGACCGCAAGGGCAAGCAGCCGGTCATGGTCGCGGACAAGAAGATCGCGTGGCCCGCGCAGCTGTCCGTCGGCAGCGATGGCCAGGGCAACTCGCTGGAGCACATCCGCCAGATCATGGGCACCTCGATGGAGGCCCTGATCCACCACTTCAAGCTGGTCACCGAGGGCTTCCGGGTCCCGGCCGGCCAGGTCTACCAGCAGATTGAGCACCCCAAGGGGATCCTCGGCGTGCACCTGGTCTCCGACGGTGGCACCCGGCCCTACCGGGTGCACTTCCGGGACCCGTCGTTCAACAACCTGCAGTCGCTGTCGATCCTCTGTGAGGGCGGCACCATCGCCGACGTGGTGATCTCGGTCGCCTCGATCGACCCGGTCCTGGGAGGGGTGGACCGCTGA
- a CDS encoding trypsin-like peptidase domain-containing protein: MSTPNPTPGWATPNSERPQAPATPGNQAAPGQATAGQAGPGTAVTHPYAYAASHTPNATGGTAGTGTAGTAALAAPTQPAPTAHQHPAPTAHQQPAPTAHQHPAPTAHQRPAYQAATGTQAPYQGATGVRPPYQGGVRTQTPYQGATSTHATSQGNGSAGATPPPSTFGPGSGWQSPPPAPATTVKRPRTWLAITAAAVLAAGLASGGTAALLQNTSSSGTLTQADAPVTVPVSADGSPDWEAVAAQVRPSVVAITFSSSAGSGAGSGVIIDSSGLILTNNHVVADAQSLTVTLSDGRIFEARIVGTDPTTDLAVIELTDAPDDLEAATLGSSDDLAVGESVMAVGNPLGLDSTVTTGIISALDRPVSATGGGQAQDAVVTNAIQIDAAVNPGNSGGPLFDANGRVIGITSSIATLSESSGSIGLGFAIPVDLATNVADQLIADGTAEHAYLGVSLTDDTATADGVTRTGAAVAQVGDGTPAAEAGLQEGDVIVQIDDHAVSGAESLTGWVRTYNSGDTVTLTVIRGGDSIEVETTLASREAAS, encoded by the coding sequence ATGAGCACACCGAACCCGACGCCGGGCTGGGCCACCCCGAACAGCGAACGTCCGCAGGCCCCGGCCACGCCGGGGAACCAGGCAGCTCCGGGTCAGGCCACCGCTGGCCAGGCCGGCCCTGGCACGGCCGTCACCCACCCCTACGCCTACGCCGCCTCGCACACCCCGAACGCGACCGGTGGCACCGCCGGAACCGGCACTGCCGGCACCGCCGCCCTGGCCGCCCCGACGCAGCCGGCACCGACGGCGCACCAGCACCCGGCTCCGACGGCGCACCAACAGCCGGCACCGACGGCGCACCAGCACCCGGCACCGACGGCGCACCAGCGCCCGGCATACCAGGCCGCCACCGGCACCCAGGCGCCCTACCAGGGCGCCACCGGCGTCCGTCCGCCGTACCAGGGCGGCGTCCGCACCCAGACGCCGTACCAGGGCGCCACGAGCACGCACGCCACCTCGCAGGGCAACGGGTCCGCCGGAGCCACGCCGCCGCCGTCGACGTTCGGCCCGGGCAGCGGGTGGCAGAGCCCGCCGCCGGCCCCGGCCACCACGGTGAAGCGGCCGCGGACGTGGCTCGCCATCACGGCCGCCGCGGTCCTGGCCGCCGGCCTCGCGAGCGGTGGCACCGCCGCGCTGCTGCAGAACACCTCGTCCAGCGGAACCCTCACCCAGGCCGACGCGCCGGTGACCGTGCCCGTCTCGGCCGACGGTTCACCGGACTGGGAGGCCGTGGCCGCCCAGGTGCGACCCAGCGTCGTCGCGATCACCTTCTCCTCCAGCGCGGGCAGCGGCGCCGGATCCGGGGTCATCATCGACTCCTCTGGGCTGATCCTGACCAACAACCACGTGGTCGCGGACGCCCAGTCCCTGACCGTGACGCTCTCCGACGGCCGGATCTTCGAGGCCAGGATCGTCGGCACCGACCCGACAACGGACCTGGCCGTGATCGAGCTGACCGACGCGCCCGACGACCTCGAGGCGGCAACCCTCGGCAGCTCCGACGACCTCGCGGTCGGGGAGTCGGTCATGGCCGTCGGCAACCCGCTCGGCCTGGACAGCACCGTCACCACCGGGATCATCTCCGCGCTCGACCGCCCGGTGAGCGCGACCGGCGGCGGGCAGGCGCAGGACGCGGTGGTCACGAACGCCATCCAGATCGACGCAGCGGTCAACCCCGGCAACTCCGGCGGGCCGCTGTTCGACGCGAACGGTCGCGTCATCGGCATCACGTCCTCGATCGCCACCCTGAGCGAGTCCTCGGGCAGCATCGGGCTCGGCTTCGCCATCCCGGTGGACCTGGCCACGAACGTGGCCGACCAGCTCATCGCCGACGGCACCGCCGAGCACGCCTACCTCGGGGTGTCCCTCACGGACGACACCGCGACGGCCGACGGCGTCACCCGGACCGGTGCCGCAGTCGCGCAGGTCGGCGACGGTACCCCCGCCGCGGAGGCCGGCCTGCAGGAGGGCGACGTCATCGTGCAGATCGACGACCACGCCGTCAGCGGCGCCGAGTCGCTGACCGGCTGGGTGCGCACCTACAACAGCGGTGACACCGTCACCCTGACCGTGATCCGGGGCGGTGACTCGATCGAGGTCGAGACCACCCTGGCCAGCCGGGAGGCGGCCTCCTGA
- a CDS encoding geranylgeranyl reductase family protein produces MGHAPGDDADVIVVGAGPAGAAAAHYLAAAGREVLLLEKATFPRDKICGDGLTPRAVSELVRMGVPTPAEDGWIRNKGLRVIGGGHTIHLPWPEIERYPNYGLVKSRMDLDATLAHHARATGAKLMEGMNVTGPVTDDRSGRVIGVTVRQVDGKGRRIDGEAGSERTLRAPVVIAADGVSARLATSLGITKSDNRPMGVAVRTYFKTPRHDDEWMESQLELWDGEAGRSNLLPGYGWIFALGNGLANVGLGSVSSNAKATQLDYKSLMAAWMRNAPPEWEFTPENQVGPVRGAALPMAFNRKPHYSRGLMLVGDAGGMVSPFNGEGIAYALQAGRVAADVAGQALARTSDAARERTLATYPVRMRDELGGYFTLGRHFVKLIERPAVMRVCTKYGLPRPLLMKFVLKLLSDSYDTRGGDAMDRIITALTRIVPAA; encoded by the coding sequence GTGGGACACGCACCAGGTGATGATGCGGATGTCATCGTCGTCGGTGCCGGACCCGCCGGCGCCGCCGCGGCGCACTACCTGGCCGCCGCCGGGCGCGAGGTGCTCCTGCTCGAGAAGGCGACCTTCCCGCGGGACAAGATCTGCGGCGACGGGCTGACCCCGCGGGCCGTCTCCGAACTCGTCCGGATGGGCGTGCCCACCCCGGCCGAGGACGGCTGGATCCGCAACAAGGGGCTGCGCGTCATCGGCGGTGGGCACACGATCCACCTGCCCTGGCCGGAGATCGAGCGCTACCCGAACTACGGCCTGGTCAAGTCCCGGATGGACCTGGACGCCACGCTGGCCCACCACGCACGCGCCACCGGCGCGAAGCTGATGGAGGGCATGAATGTCACCGGTCCCGTCACAGACGACCGCAGCGGCCGGGTCATCGGGGTCACGGTCCGTCAGGTGGACGGCAAGGGCCGCCGGATCGACGGCGAGGCCGGTTCCGAGCGCACCCTGCGCGCCCCGGTCGTGATCGCGGCGGACGGCGTCTCCGCGCGGCTGGCGACGTCGCTCGGCATCACCAAGAGCGACAACCGCCCGATGGGCGTCGCGGTACGCACCTACTTCAAGACCCCGCGCCACGACGACGAGTGGATGGAGTCGCAGCTCGAACTGTGGGACGGCGAGGCCGGCAGGTCGAACCTGCTCCCGGGCTATGGCTGGATCTTCGCGCTCGGCAACGGCCTCGCCAACGTCGGCCTCGGCTCGGTCAGTTCCAACGCCAAGGCGACCCAGCTCGACTACAAGTCCCTGATGGCCGCCTGGATGCGCAACGCGCCACCGGAGTGGGAGTTCACGCCGGAGAACCAGGTGGGCCCGGTCCGGGGTGCCGCACTGCCGATGGCGTTCAACCGCAAGCCCCACTACAGCCGCGGCCTGATGCTCGTCGGCGATGCGGGCGGCATGGTCTCCCCGTTCAACGGGGAGGGCATCGCGTATGCGCTGCAGGCCGGTCGGGTCGCGGCCGACGTGGCCGGGCAGGCCCTCGCACGCACCTCCGACGCTGCCCGTGAGCGCACCCTGGCCACCTACCCGGTGCGCATGCGCGACGAACTGGGCGGCTACTTCACGCTCGGACGACACTTCGTCAAGCTGATCGAGCGGCCGGCCGTGATGCGCGTGTGCACGAAGTACGGCCTGCCGCGACCCCTGCTCATGAAGTTCGTGCTCAAACTGCTCTCGGACAGTTACGACACCCGCGGTGGCGACGCCATGGACCGCATCATCACCGCCCTGACCCGCATCGTCCCGGCTGCCTGA
- the menD gene encoding 2-succinyl-5-enolpyruvyl-6-hydroxy-3-cyclohexene-1-carboxylic-acid synthase — protein MSATTATGPDATDPPVPSAAAARALVAELVAAGVRDVVLAPGSRSAPLAYALHAAERAGWLRLHVRIDERSAAFVALGIARVRPAAVVTTSGTAVANLHPALLEAAHSGAPLVVLTADRPHELRGVGANQTTEQVGIFGSAVRWHAELPADDAAPTRGVRSAVVRAVAAARGLRSGHPGPVHLNVAFRDPLAPADDWLPGEAPATHTDVAPAVAPAAPMVLDRGPRTVIVAGDGAGAAAVRLAAASGWPVLAEPGSGARHAPGAVTAYRTLLADPDLGPRIERVVQFGRPTLSRPVSLLLARPDAQVVVVGPGPDWVDVAGTAAAVNGAVDVAGEITVDERAWAGRWAVASAAAERALAGEELAGPAVARAVLAAGGTVVLGSSMTIRDADLAGPVGQREGAARVFANRGLAGIDGTVSTATGLALATGGPVRALIGDLTFQHDVGGLARGRLEAEVDLQVIVLNDDGGSIFATLEHGAPDHSRDFDRLFATPQGLDIAALAAGFGARHVLVATAAELGTVLAEPGSGRSVVEVRLDGATARDRALALTERIRAGVAASLADVDG, from the coding sequence ATGAGTGCGACGACCGCGACCGGCCCGGACGCGACCGACCCACCGGTGCCGTCGGCGGCCGCCGCCCGCGCGCTGGTGGCCGAACTCGTCGCCGCCGGTGTCCGGGACGTGGTGCTCGCCCCGGGCTCACGCAGCGCCCCGCTCGCCTACGCACTGCACGCTGCCGAGCGGGCCGGCTGGCTGCGCCTGCACGTCCGGATCGACGAGCGCAGCGCCGCGTTCGTGGCCCTCGGCATCGCGCGGGTCCGCCCGGCCGCGGTGGTGACCACCTCCGGTACGGCCGTCGCGAACCTGCACCCGGCGCTCCTCGAGGCGGCGCACTCGGGCGCCCCGCTGGTGGTGCTCACCGCCGACCGCCCACACGAGCTGCGGGGGGTGGGCGCGAACCAGACCACCGAGCAGGTGGGCATCTTCGGTTCCGCGGTGCGTTGGCACGCCGAACTCCCGGCGGACGACGCGGCGCCGACGCGAGGGGTCCGGTCCGCGGTGGTGCGGGCCGTCGCGGCCGCGCGCGGGCTGCGCTCGGGGCACCCCGGCCCGGTGCACCTGAACGTCGCGTTCCGGGACCCGCTCGCGCCCGCCGACGACTGGCTGCCGGGCGAGGCTCCTGCGACCCACACCGACGTCGCCCCCGCGGTGGCGCCGGCGGCGCCCATGGTGCTGGACCGCGGCCCCCGGACCGTGATCGTGGCCGGCGACGGCGCAGGTGCTGCGGCCGTCCGGCTCGCCGCCGCGAGTGGCTGGCCGGTGCTCGCCGAGCCCGGCTCGGGCGCCCGGCACGCGCCCGGGGCGGTCACCGCCTACCGGACCCTCCTGGCCGACCCGGACCTCGGACCGCGGATCGAGCGGGTGGTCCAGTTCGGGCGGCCCACGCTGAGCCGGCCGGTCTCGCTGCTGCTGGCGCGCCCCGACGCGCAGGTGGTCGTGGTCGGCCCCGGCCCGGACTGGGTGGACGTCGCGGGCACCGCCGCCGCGGTCAACGGCGCGGTGGACGTGGCAGGCGAGATCACCGTCGACGAGCGCGCGTGGGCCGGCCGGTGGGCCGTCGCGTCGGCGGCCGCGGAACGAGCACTCGCCGGGGAGGAACTGGCCGGGCCGGCTGTCGCCCGGGCCGTGCTCGCCGCCGGTGGCACCGTGGTGCTCGGCTCCTCGATGACGATCCGGGACGCGGACCTCGCCGGCCCGGTGGGGCAGCGCGAAGGCGCCGCCCGCGTGTTCGCCAACCGCGGCCTGGCCGGCATCGACGGCACCGTCTCCACGGCGACCGGGCTGGCCCTCGCGACCGGCGGACCGGTGCGCGCCCTGATCGGGGACCTGACCTTCCAGCACGACGTCGGCGGCCTCGCCCGCGGCCGGCTCGAGGCCGAGGTGGACCTGCAGGTGATCGTGCTCAACGACGACGGCGGCTCCATCTTCGCCACGCTCGAGCACGGTGCCCCGGACCACAGCCGGGACTTCGACCGGCTGTTCGCCACCCCTCAGGGGTTGGACATCGCCGCGCTCGCAGCCGGCTTCGGTGCCCGGCACGTCCTCGTCGCCACGGCCGCCGAGCTCGGGACGGTGCTCGCCGAGCCGGGCTCCGGGCGCAGCGTGGTGGAGGTGCGGCTCGACGGTGCCACCGCCCGGGACCGCGCGCTGGCGCTCACCGAGCGGATCCGGGCCGGCGTGGCCGCCTCGCTCGCCGACGTGGATGGCTGA
- a CDS encoding NADH-quinone oxidoreductase subunit A, producing the protein MTNPYIPLLIMGGLALLLGVGGLAASAVIGPKRYNKVKVDAYECGIQPSPHSIGAGRFPIKYYIVAMTFIVFDIEVVFLYPWAVSFTELAGFGLIAMFGFLFLITVPFVYEWRRGGLDWD; encoded by the coding sequence ATGACCAACCCGTACATCCCGTTGCTCATCATGGGTGGGCTCGCCCTGCTCCTCGGGGTCGGTGGGCTCGCGGCCAGCGCCGTCATCGGGCCGAAGCGCTACAACAAGGTCAAGGTGGATGCCTACGAATGCGGCATCCAGCCCTCACCGCACTCCATCGGCGCCGGCCGGTTCCCGATCAAGTACTACATCGTGGCGATGACGTTCATCGTCTTCGATATCGAGGTGGTCTTCCTCTACCCGTGGGCAGTGAGCTTCACCGAGCTCGCCGGGTTCGGCCTGATCGCCATGTTTGGCTTCCTGTTCCTGATCACCGTGCCGTTCGTCTACGAATGGCGCCGTGGCGGCCTGGACTGGGACTGA
- a CDS encoding o-succinylbenzoate synthase encodes MNPRVYATPLRTRFRGLEVRDGVLVHGPAGWGEFSPFWDYDAAESTAWWRAAHEAATLGWPEPVRTHIPVNVTVPAVGPDRAAAIVAASGGCTTAKVKVAEPGQSVADEQARLEAVRGALGPGGRIRIDANAAWDLDTALDRLAVLDRAAGGLEYAEQPCADVADLATLRRRGSVPIAADESIRRAEDPMAVVRAEAADVVVLKVQPLGGVRAALRIAEEVGLPVVVSSALETSVGIAAGLALAAALPTLEHACGLATVHLLTADVVADPLLPVGGRIEVRRPEPDPAAFAATLADDAVTARWLDRLQTVAALAGLPVPESAGSAGEGSE; translated from the coding sequence GTGAACCCCCGCGTCTACGCCACGCCCCTGCGCACCCGTTTCCGGGGGCTTGAGGTCCGGGACGGCGTGCTCGTCCACGGCCCGGCCGGCTGGGGCGAGTTCTCCCCGTTCTGGGACTACGACGCCGCGGAGTCGACGGCATGGTGGCGGGCCGCGCACGAGGCTGCCACGCTCGGTTGGCCCGAGCCGGTCCGCACCCACATCCCCGTCAACGTCACCGTGCCCGCCGTCGGGCCGGACCGCGCGGCCGCGATCGTGGCCGCCTCCGGCGGTTGCACGACGGCGAAGGTCAAGGTCGCCGAGCCCGGCCAGTCCGTGGCGGACGAGCAGGCCCGCCTCGAGGCGGTCCGCGGCGCGCTCGGTCCGGGCGGGCGGATCCGGATCGATGCGAACGCGGCCTGGGACCTGGACACCGCGCTCGACCGGCTCGCCGTCCTCGACCGCGCAGCGGGCGGCCTGGAGTACGCCGAACAACCGTGCGCGGACGTCGCAGACCTGGCCACGCTGCGCCGTCGGGGCTCCGTGCCGATCGCCGCGGACGAGAGCATCCGCCGCGCCGAGGACCCGATGGCCGTGGTCCGCGCCGAGGCCGCGGACGTCGTGGTGCTGAAGGTGCAGCCGCTCGGCGGGGTCCGCGCGGCCCTGCGGATCGCCGAGGAGGTCGGCCTGCCGGTGGTGGTCTCGTCGGCCCTGGAGACGTCCGTCGGCATCGCGGCCGGCCTGGCCCTGGCCGCGGCGCTGCCCACCCTCGAGCACGCCTGCGGACTCGCCACCGTCCACCTGCTCACCGCCGACGTGGTCGCGGACCCGCTGCTCCCGGTCGGCGGCCGGATCGAGGTGCGCCGCCCCGAACCGGACCCGGCCGCGTTCGCCGCGACCCTGGCCGACGACGCGGTCACCGCCCGCTGGCTGGACCGGCTGCAGACCGTGGCCGCGCTCGCCGGCCTGCCCGTGCCGGAGTCGGCCGGGTCCGCGGGAGAGGGATCGGAATGA